A part of Pseudomonas lutea genomic DNA contains:
- a CDS encoding methylamine utilization protein has translation MRRLAVSLLLIVTALQGTFASAATLTAEFVDAQGKPLADAVLTLRGGAQPAAGELKADMDQRNQQFAPRVLAVRSGTQIRFPNSDQIRHQVYSFSTPKRFELRLYGGTPSDPVLFDKPGVVVLGCNVHDWMLGYVYVTDDGWFGVSDAKGTLTLDQVPAGHYAVTLWHPQAPDMQPVSGGDIDIPAGGLKQRFSIAVQPNADAAPAAPPSSAFGDAFHKAAHE, from the coding sequence ATGCGCCGACTTGCTGTTTCATTGTTGCTGATTGTGACCGCTCTGCAGGGCACCTTTGCCAGTGCGGCAACCTTGACGGCCGAGTTTGTCGATGCCCAGGGTAAACCACTTGCCGACGCAGTACTGACCCTGCGTGGCGGTGCCCAACCGGCTGCCGGCGAGCTGAAGGCCGACATGGACCAACGCAATCAGCAGTTTGCACCGCGTGTGCTGGCGGTACGCAGCGGTACCCAGATCCGCTTCCCCAACAGCGACCAAATTCGCCATCAGGTGTATTCCTTCTCGACGCCCAAGCGATTCGAGCTGCGGCTCTATGGCGGCACGCCTTCGGACCCTGTGCTGTTCGACAAGCCAGGCGTGGTGGTGCTCGGCTGCAATGTCCATGACTGGATGCTCGGCTATGTGTACGTCACCGATGATGGCTGGTTCGGGGTCAGCGATGCCAAGGGCACGCTGACTCTCGACCAAGTGCCGGCCGGTCATTACGCGGTCACCCTTTGGCACCCGCAAGCGCCGGACATGCAGCCCGTTTCCGGCGGCGACATCGATATCCCGGCTGGAGGGCTCAAGCAGCGTTTCAGCATAGCCGTGCAGCCCAATGCTGACGCCGCACCTGCCGCGCCACCGTCCAGCGCGTTTGGCGATGCGTTTCATAAAGCGGCCCACGAATGA
- the cmoA gene encoding carboxy-S-adenosyl-L-methionine synthase CmoA has product MSPEPDRLFAQPLPQVPDFAFNEDVVRVFPDMIKRSVPGYPTIVENLGVLAAQFAQPNSVLYDLGSSLGAVTQALRRHVRTEACRVVAIDNSSAMVERCREYLNAQDSMYQELLPVEVIDGDILSLEFQPASVVALNFTLQFIAPEQRLALLTRIHRSLLPGGALILSEKLRFDDDQEHALLADLHVAFKRANGYSELEIAQKRSAIENVMKPDSLEQHRERLLAAGFTKVVPWFQCLNFASLIALP; this is encoded by the coding sequence GTGAGCCCAGAACCCGATCGCCTATTCGCCCAGCCGCTGCCGCAGGTGCCCGACTTCGCCTTCAACGAAGACGTGGTGCGGGTATTCCCGGACATGATCAAGCGCTCGGTGCCCGGCTACCCGACCATCGTTGAAAACCTTGGCGTGCTCGCGGCGCAGTTTGCGCAGCCCAACAGCGTGCTGTATGACCTGGGCAGCTCTCTGGGCGCGGTCACTCAGGCGCTGCGCCGTCATGTGCGCACCGAAGCCTGCCGGGTGGTTGCCATCGACAACTCATCGGCCATGGTCGAGCGCTGCCGGGAATACCTCAACGCGCAAGATTCGATGTATCAGGAATTGTTACCGGTGGAGGTCATCGACGGGGACATCCTGAGCCTTGAGTTTCAGCCGGCCTCCGTCGTCGCGCTGAACTTCACCCTGCAATTCATCGCTCCCGAGCAACGCCTCGCGTTGCTGACCCGAATTCACCGGTCATTGCTGCCTGGGGGCGCGTTGATCCTGTCGGAGAAGCTGCGCTTTGATGACGACCAGGAGCACGCGCTGCTTGCTGACCTGCACGTTGCCTTCAAACGCGCGAACGGCTACAGCGAACTGGAAATTGCGCAAAAGCGCAGCGCCATCGAAAACGTGATGAAGCCCGACAGCCTTGAGCAACACCGCGAGCGTCTGCTGGCCGCCGGCTTCACTAAAGTCGTTCCCTGGTTCCAGTGCCTTAACTTTGCCTCGTTGATTGCCTTGCCATGA
- the lon gene encoding endopeptidase La, which yields MSDQQSDDNQPHPDDDHEHEVFGSDRKSLALPGQNLPDQVYIIPIHNRPFFPAQVLPVIVNEEPWAETLELVSKSDHHSLALFFMDTPPDDPRHFDTKALPEYGTLVKVHHASRENGKLQFVAQGLSRVRIKTWLKHHRPPFLVEVEYPHQPNEPTDEVKAYGMALINAIKELLPLNPLYSEELKNYLNRFSPNDPSPLTDFAAALTSATGVELQQVLDCVPVLKRMEKVLPMLRKEVEVARLQKEISAEVNRKIGEHQREFFLKEQLKVIQQELGLTKDDRSADIEQFEERLVGKTLPPQARKRIDEEINKLSVLETGSPEYAVTRNYLDWASSVPWGVYGEDKLDLKHARKVLDQHHAGLDDIKSRILEFLAVGAYKGEISGSIVLLVGPPGVGKTSVGKSIAESLGRPFYRFSVGGMRDEAEIKGHRRTYIGAQPGKLVQALKDMEVMNPVIMLDEIDKMGQSFQGDPASALLETLDPEQNVEFLDHYLDLRLDLSKVLFICTANTLDSIPGPLLDRMEVIRLSGYITEEKLAIAKRHLWPKQLAKAGVSKTSLTISDSALRAVIEGYAREAGVRQLEKQLGKIVRKAVVNLLDNPDTVVKIGPKELEASLGMAVFRNEQVLSGTGVITGLAWTSMGGATLPIEATRIHTLNRGFKLTGQLGDVMKESAEIAYSYVSSNLSKFGGDKTFFDEAFVHLHVPEGATPKDGPSAGVTMASALLSLARNQAPKKGVAMTGELTLTGHVLPIGGVREKVIAARRQKIYELILPEANRGNFEELPDYLKEGITAHFAKRFADVAKILF from the coding sequence ATGAGCGACCAGCAATCCGACGACAACCAGCCGCATCCGGACGACGATCACGAGCACGAAGTGTTCGGTTCGGACAGAAAGAGCCTCGCCCTGCCCGGCCAGAACCTGCCCGATCAGGTCTACATCATCCCGATTCACAACCGCCCTTTCTTCCCCGCGCAAGTGCTGCCGGTGATCGTCAATGAAGAGCCGTGGGCCGAGACCCTGGAGCTGGTGAGCAAGTCTGATCATCACTCGCTGGCCCTGTTTTTCATGGACACCCCGCCTGACGATCCGCGTCATTTCGATACCAAGGCGTTGCCGGAATACGGCACGCTGGTCAAGGTGCACCACGCCAGCCGTGAAAACGGCAAGCTGCAGTTCGTTGCCCAGGGCCTGAGCCGCGTGCGTATCAAGACCTGGCTCAAGCACCACCGTCCGCCGTTTCTGGTGGAGGTCGAATACCCGCACCAGCCCAATGAGCCGACCGACGAGGTCAAGGCCTACGGCATGGCGCTGATCAACGCGATCAAGGAGCTGCTGCCGCTTAACCCGCTGTACAGCGAGGAGCTGAAGAACTACCTCAACCGCTTCAGCCCAAACGATCCGTCGCCGCTGACCGACTTTGCCGCCGCCCTGACCTCCGCCACCGGCGTCGAGTTGCAGCAGGTGCTTGATTGCGTGCCCGTGCTCAAGCGCATGGAAAAAGTCCTGCCGATGCTGCGCAAGGAAGTGGAAGTTGCGCGCCTGCAGAAAGAGATTTCCGCCGAGGTGAACCGCAAGATCGGTGAGCATCAGCGCGAGTTCTTCCTCAAGGAACAGCTCAAGGTCATCCAGCAAGAGCTGGGGCTTACCAAGGACGATCGCAGCGCCGACATCGAACAATTCGAGGAGCGCCTGGTAGGCAAGACCTTGCCGCCACAGGCCCGCAAGCGCATCGACGAAGAGATCAACAAGCTCTCTGTGCTGGAAACCGGCTCGCCGGAATACGCGGTCACCCGCAACTATCTGGACTGGGCAAGCTCGGTACCCTGGGGCGTGTACGGCGAAGACAAGCTCGATTTGAAGCACGCGCGCAAAGTCCTTGATCAGCATCACGCGGGTCTCGACGACATCAAGAGCCGCATTCTCGAGTTCCTCGCCGTCGGCGCCTACAAGGGCGAAATCTCCGGGTCCATCGTGCTGCTGGTCGGCCCGCCAGGCGTGGGTAAAACCAGCGTGGGCAAGTCGATCGCCGAATCCCTCGGACGGCCGTTCTACCGTTTCAGCGTCGGCGGCATGCGTGACGAGGCCGAGATCAAGGGCCATCGCCGCACCTACATCGGCGCTCAGCCGGGCAAACTGGTGCAGGCGTTGAAGGACATGGAAGTGATGAACCCGGTCATCATGCTCGACGAGATCGACAAGATGGGCCAGAGCTTCCAGGGCGACCCGGCTTCCGCGCTGCTTGAGACGCTGGACCCGGAGCAGAACGTCGAATTCCTCGACCACTACCTTGATCTGCGTCTGGACCTGTCGAAGGTGCTGTTCATCTGCACCGCGAACACGCTGGACTCGATCCCCGGCCCGTTGCTGGACCGTATGGAAGTGATTCGTCTGTCGGGTTACATCACCGAAGAAAAGCTGGCCATTGCCAAGCGCCATCTGTGGCCCAAGCAGTTGGCCAAGGCGGGCGTTTCGAAAACCAGCCTGACCATCAGCGACAGCGCACTGCGCGCGGTCATTGAGGGGTATGCCCGCGAAGCCGGTGTACGGCAGCTGGAAAAGCAGCTGGGCAAAATCGTACGCAAGGCCGTGGTCAACTTGCTGGATAACCCGGACACCGTGGTCAAGATCGGCCCGAAAGAGCTGGAAGCTTCGCTGGGCATGGCCGTATTCCGCAACGAGCAAGTGCTGTCGGGTACCGGCGTCATCACCGGGCTGGCCTGGACCAGCATGGGCGGCGCGACACTGCCGATCGAGGCGACGCGCATACACACGCTCAACCGCGGCTTCAAACTCACCGGGCAGCTGGGTGACGTGATGAAGGAGTCTGCGGAAATCGCCTACAGCTACGTCAGCTCCAACCTGTCCAAATTCGGCGGCGACAAAACCTTCTTCGACGAAGCGTTTGTGCACCTGCACGTGCCTGAAGGCGCGACGCCGAAAGACGGCCCAAGCGCGGGAGTGACCATGGCCAGCGCATTGCTCTCGCTGGCGCGCAACCAGGCGCCGAAAAAGGGCGTGGCCATGACCGGCGAACTGACGTTGACCGGGCATGTCCTGCCTATCGGCGGCGTGCGGGAAAAAGTCATCGCTGCCCGCCGGCAGAAGATTTACGAGCTGATCCTGCCTGAAGCCAACCGCGGCAACTTCGAGGAGTTGCCCGATTACCTCAAGGAAGGCATCACCGCGCATTTCGCCAAACGCTTTGCCGACGTCGCGAAGATATTGTTCTAA
- a CDS encoding DUF3034 family protein, producing the protein MVHGLKARRLSAYLNPLLLASLVGGGATLTAPAADADQGRLIATGGASSIEGGAGGGIIPWAVLAGYGEQGEWGGSAFATHVDLPDYTLDVVGAAASYGNRVEISYAHQRFDLGSLVSKLNLPEDNLTQDIFGVKVRLFGDLIYDQLPQVSAGLEYKHQNDFLIPSLVGAKRDSDVEGYLTASRLFMGAAFGYNVVVNAGLRYSRANETGLMGFGGDRRDTRSVLKEGGAAILFNPHWAVGMDYREKPDNLSFAGESDWADFFVGWFPNKHVSVVLAYAKLGEIATLDNQNGTYLSLQGSF; encoded by the coding sequence ATGGTTCACGGACTAAAGGCGCGTCGCCTCTCGGCGTATTTGAATCCTTTGTTGTTGGCCAGCCTGGTCGGGGGCGGCGCAACGCTGACGGCACCCGCAGCCGACGCCGATCAAGGCCGCCTGATAGCCACCGGCGGTGCCAGCAGCATCGAAGGCGGCGCGGGCGGCGGGATCATTCCGTGGGCCGTACTGGCCGGGTATGGCGAGCAGGGCGAATGGGGCGGCAGCGCGTTCGCCACCCACGTCGATTTGCCGGATTACACGCTGGACGTCGTCGGTGCTGCCGCGTCGTACGGCAATCGCGTAGAGATTTCCTACGCTCACCAGCGCTTTGACTTGGGTTCTCTGGTGAGCAAGCTGAACCTTCCCGAAGACAATCTCACCCAGGACATTTTTGGCGTGAAGGTGCGTCTGTTCGGCGACCTCATCTACGACCAGCTGCCGCAGGTGTCGGCTGGGCTGGAATACAAGCACCAGAATGACTTTCTCATCCCCAGTCTGGTAGGCGCCAAGCGCGATTCGGACGTCGAGGGTTACCTGACTGCAAGCCGTTTGTTCATGGGCGCAGCCTTCGGCTATAACGTGGTGGTCAACGCCGGTCTGCGTTACAGCCGCGCCAACGAAACCGGGCTGATGGGCTTCGGTGGCGACCGGCGTGACACCCGCAGCGTGCTGAAAGAAGGCGGCGCCGCCATCTTGTTCAATCCCCATTGGGCCGTGGGCATGGACTACCGCGAGAAGCCCGACAATCTGTCGTTCGCCGGGGAAAGCGACTGGGCGGATTTCTTCGTCGGCTGGTTCCCCAACAAGCACGTCTCCGTGGTGCTGGCGTACGCGAAACTCGGCGAAATCGCCACGCTGGACAACCAGAACGGCACGTACCTTTCGCTGCAGGGGAGCTTCTGA
- a CDS encoding EAL domain-containing protein: MKVRLSFQARIASVLIMLLLIVVFAVFLAVKAATQDAVRKQAQAQLEVGTRVFEGLLEMRGKRLRDAVQLLSTDFGFRDAVASADSATIRSVLLNHGARINASDMFLLGMDGTVMASTVGQIPEGSPFPYIQALRDLKGKHQSMLIVPLQGQPHLLVESTVMAPLPIARVVMGFSMDGDLAQELRSLSGLQVSFLSIVHQQPGQMISTQPDPLFDSLRSVMMNPPGDEAQMTEHQNQSFLSKTLRLGSVSDSDGEVVALLQSPLDQAMQAFAPLDKTLFWITVVALAGSLLGTLLLARSLSRPVSALANAARRIGEGDYTTPVVMERSDELGLLAGAINLMQSGIAEREVQLAHNALHDPLTGLPNRALVMERLGSAVSSQRPVALLYLGIDNFRGISSSIGLEGVEQLLRLISEQLKLPLRPGDTVARLSDNEFLLLVHNAETDSAVAVADRLQRLLVKPQRIGEQDIAMDACIGIAAYPADGDSAAELLRRASIARQDASQLPGRLQVYVEGRDVAHQRQISLIRDLRQAPRNGELALHYQPKLDIRNGRVTQAEALLRWQHPQFGSVSPAEFIVLAERTGSIQLLTNWVIEEALRQLAEWARRGLVLQLSVNISADDLVDSNLADRVSALLKLHRVPAEQLIFEITESAIMREPEQSLKVLNRLREFGISLSVDDFGTGYSSLAHLKRLPVQELKIDQSFVRDLDETSEDAVIVRSTIEMSHNLGLKVVAEGVEYEHSLRLLEHWQCDTAQGYLISRPLNAVAFEAWIARSQLPPRMTMH; this comes from the coding sequence ATGAAGGTGCGCCTCAGCTTCCAGGCGCGGATTGCCAGCGTGTTGATCATGCTGCTGTTGATCGTGGTCTTCGCCGTGTTTCTGGCGGTCAAGGCTGCGACTCAGGATGCCGTGCGCAAACAGGCGCAGGCTCAGCTGGAAGTGGGCACCCGGGTATTTGAAGGCTTGCTGGAAATGCGCGGCAAGCGGCTGCGCGACGCCGTGCAATTGCTGTCGACCGATTTTGGCTTTCGCGACGCGGTGGCCTCGGCGGATTCAGCCACCATTCGCTCGGTGCTGCTTAACCACGGCGCCAGAATCAACGCCAGTGATATGTTTTTGCTGGGCATGGACGGCACGGTGATGGCCAGCACCGTGGGGCAGATTCCCGAGGGTTCTCCCTTCCCCTACATCCAGGCGTTGCGCGATCTCAAGGGCAAGCATCAATCGATGCTGATTGTGCCGTTGCAAGGCCAGCCGCATCTGCTGGTGGAAAGCACCGTGATGGCACCGCTGCCGATTGCCCGTGTGGTGATGGGGTTCAGCATGGACGGCGATCTGGCACAGGAGCTGCGTTCTTTGAGCGGTTTGCAGGTGTCTTTTCTGTCGATCGTGCACCAGCAACCCGGGCAAATGATCAGCACCCAGCCCGACCCGCTGTTTGACAGCCTGCGCAGCGTGATGATGAATCCGCCCGGCGACGAAGCGCAGATGACCGAGCATCAGAACCAGAGCTTCTTGAGCAAGACGCTGCGGCTGGGCAGTGTCAGCGACAGCGATGGCGAAGTTGTAGCCCTGTTGCAAAGCCCGCTTGACCAGGCCATGCAAGCCTTTGCGCCGCTGGACAAGACGCTGTTTTGGATCACCGTCGTGGCCTTGGCCGGTTCGCTGCTCGGCACGTTGTTGCTGGCGCGCAGCCTGTCGCGGCCAGTAAGTGCCCTCGCCAACGCCGCCCGACGTATCGGCGAAGGGGATTACACCACCCCGGTGGTGATGGAGCGCAGCGACGAACTGGGCTTGCTCGCCGGCGCGATCAACCTGATGCAAAGCGGCATCGCCGAGCGCGAGGTGCAGCTGGCGCACAACGCCTTGCACGACCCGCTGACTGGTCTGCCCAATCGAGCGCTGGTCATGGAACGCCTGGGCAGTGCGGTGAGTTCTCAGCGGCCGGTCGCTCTGCTCTATCTGGGTATCGACAACTTTCGTGGCATCAGCAGCAGCATCGGCCTGGAAGGCGTAGAGCAATTGCTGCGTCTGATCAGCGAGCAACTCAAACTACCGCTACGCCCCGGGGACACGGTGGCGCGGTTGTCCGATAACGAATTTTTGCTGCTGGTGCATAACGCTGAAACCGACAGTGCCGTCGCGGTGGCTGACCGATTGCAGCGATTGCTGGTCAAGCCCCAGCGCATTGGCGAGCAAGACATCGCGATGGATGCCTGCATTGGCATCGCCGCTTACCCGGCCGATGGCGACTCGGCGGCCGAGCTGCTCAGGCGAGCGTCCATTGCGCGTCAGGATGCGTCGCAGCTGCCGGGTCGTCTGCAGGTCTACGTAGAAGGCCGGGACGTCGCCCATCAGCGACAGATCAGCCTGATCCGCGACTTGCGCCAAGCGCCGCGCAATGGCGAACTGGCTCTGCATTACCAACCCAAGCTGGATATCCGCAACGGCCGGGTGACTCAGGCCGAAGCCTTGTTGCGCTGGCAGCACCCGCAGTTCGGTTCTGTCTCGCCGGCGGAATTCATCGTGCTCGCAGAGCGTACTGGCAGCATTCAATTGCTTACCAATTGGGTCATCGAGGAAGCGCTGCGCCAGCTGGCTGAATGGGCCCGGCGTGGCTTGGTGTTGCAACTGTCGGTAAACATCTCGGCCGACGATCTGGTTGACAGCAATCTGGCTGACCGCGTCTCGGCGCTGCTCAAGCTGCACCGTGTCCCGGCGGAACAACTGATTTTTGAAATTACCGAGAGCGCGATCATGCGCGAGCCCGAGCAATCGCTGAAGGTTTTGAACCGGTTGCGCGAATTCGGCATCAGCCTGTCGGTGGATGATTTCGGGACCGGTTATTCCTCGCTGGCGCACCTCAAGCGGCTGCCGGTACAGGAATTGAAAATCGACCAGTCATTTGTGCGCGATCTGGATGAAACCAGCGAAGACGCCGTCATTGTGCGTTCGACCATCGAGATGAGCCACAACCTGGGCCTGAAGGTGGTGGCCGAAGGCGTCGAGTACGAACACAGCCTGCGCTTGCTGGAGCACTGGCAGTGCGACACCGCACAAGGCTACCTGATCAGCCGACCGCTGAATGCGGTCGCATTCGAAGCATGGATCGCACGCTCACAGCTTCCACCTCGCATGACGATGCACTGA
- a CDS encoding protease inhibitor I42 family protein — MTPARLLVPLSLCFLAACAQTPKHIVSLDNQTDCPLTLQTGQTLILMLPSNPTTGYRWLMQNPAPSILNSLGPEVFNASREVGLVGEGGQSVWRYRAANPGEGHLMMTYQQPWAPEVRPERTFDCVITVK; from the coding sequence ATGACCCCTGCCCGCCTGCTCGTCCCCCTCAGCCTTTGCTTCCTCGCTGCCTGCGCGCAGACGCCGAAACACATCGTGTCCCTGGACAACCAGACAGACTGCCCGCTCACCCTGCAAACCGGCCAGACGTTGATACTCATGCTGCCCAGCAATCCAACGACCGGGTATCGCTGGCTGATGCAGAATCCCGCTCCATCCATACTCAACAGCCTTGGGCCTGAAGTGTTCAATGCCTCCAGAGAGGTCGGGCTGGTGGGCGAAGGCGGTCAGTCGGTGTGGCGTTACCGGGCGGCCAATCCAGGCGAGGGGCATCTCATGATGACGTACCAGCAGCCGTGGGCACCTGAGGTGCGTCCCGAGCGTACCTTCGACTGCGTCATCACGGTGAAATAG
- a CDS encoding group I truncated hemoglobin: protein MGRSLWLILAFSLSLLVGCAQQPSKDDSIYQDLGQRAGIQKIVEGMLLRVAKDDRIYKYFAKVDIVRVRDKLVEKFCADAGGPCTYTGDSLAEAHKGMHLSRSDFNALVENLIESMNEQHIPVTTQNRFIARLAPQRGEVIEK from the coding sequence ATGGGGCGGTCTTTGTGGCTCATCCTGGCGTTCAGTCTTTCGTTGCTGGTCGGCTGTGCCCAACAGCCATCCAAGGACGACAGCATTTATCAGGACCTCGGTCAGCGTGCGGGCATCCAGAAAATCGTCGAGGGAATGCTGCTCCGTGTGGCAAAAGATGACCGTATCTACAAGTACTTCGCCAAGGTCGACATCGTCCGGGTGCGCGACAAGCTGGTGGAGAAGTTTTGCGCTGATGCGGGCGGGCCTTGCACGTACACCGGCGACAGCCTGGCTGAGGCGCACAAAGGCATGCACCTGAGCCGCAGTGATTTCAATGCGCTGGTCGAAAACCTGATCGAGTCGATGAATGAGCAGCACATTCCAGTCACGACGCAAAATCGCTTTATCGCTCGGCTGGCCCCACAGCGCGGTGAGGTAATCGAGAAGTAA
- a CDS encoding glucose/quinate/shikimate family membrane-bound PQQ-dependent dehydrogenase — protein MSTEGALGKGRLLPSLLGLVILIMGLILLVGGVKLLTLGGSLYYVLAGVGFAITGVLLLMGRRAAFGLYALVLFASTVWALWEVGLDWWQLVPRLALWFALGIVMLLPWFRRPVMRGQTGDAGTRALSAAVIIAGIAALASQFTHPGEIKGELDRETAGTTSAAPAMPDGDWQSYGRTAFGDRYSPLSQITPDNVSKLVPAWTYRTGDIPGPNDPGETTAENTPLKVNGMLYVCTPHSQVIALDPDSGKEIWRFDPKISSGKAANFKGWAHMTCRGVSYHDDAAYAAATDAGAPAQSPVAAAPASTANACPRRIFLPTADTRLIALNADTGKMCEDFGDHGSIDLSANIGTYAPGGYYSTSPPAVTKDLVVIGGHVTDNVSVDEPSGVIRAFDVHTGRLVWNWDSGNPDDTTPLAEGKTYTRNSPNMWSMFSVDEKLGMLYLPMGNQMPDQWGGNRTEASEKFSAGLVALDIATGQVKWNFQFTHHDLWDMDVGGQPTLMDMKTADGVKPAVLASTKQGSIYVLDRSNGQPIVPINEIPVPQGAVAGDHTSPTQPKSDLNFMPPPLKERDMWGVTPFDQMLCRIDFKSLRYEGPFTPPSLQGSLVYPGNFGVFDWGGISVDPVRQIAFVNPSYMAFRSKLVPAAEVEGGPGRKSETEGVQPNKGAPYGVILEALLSPMGLPCQAPAWGYVAAVDLTTHQTIWKHKNGTVRDSSPVPIPLTMGVPSLGGTFITASGVSFLSATLDQYLRAYDVRNGKQLWEGRLPAGAQTTPMTYTGKDGKQYVLVVAGGHGSLGTKQGDYVIAYKLPD, from the coding sequence ATGAGCACTGAGGGTGCTTTGGGTAAGGGTCGCCTGCTGCCGAGTTTGCTCGGGCTGGTGATTCTGATAATGGGCCTGATCCTGCTGGTCGGGGGCGTCAAACTGCTCACGCTCGGCGGGTCGCTTTATTACGTGCTGGCGGGCGTCGGTTTTGCCATCACCGGCGTTCTGCTATTGATGGGGCGCCGCGCGGCGTTCGGTCTGTACGCACTGGTGCTGTTCGCCAGCACCGTCTGGGCCCTGTGGGAAGTGGGCCTGGATTGGTGGCAACTGGTGCCGCGTCTGGCGCTCTGGTTTGCACTGGGCATCGTGATGCTGCTGCCCTGGTTCCGCCGTCCGGTCATGCGCGGCCAGACGGGCGATGCGGGCACCCGCGCGCTGAGTGCTGCGGTCATCATCGCCGGCATCGCCGCGCTGGCCAGCCAGTTCACCCACCCCGGCGAAATAAAGGGTGAGCTGGACCGCGAAACCGCTGGCACCACCAGCGCTGCCCCGGCAATGCCGGACGGCGACTGGCAGTCCTACGGTCGCACGGCGTTTGGCGATCGTTACTCGCCGCTGTCGCAGATCACCCCGGACAACGTCAGCAAGCTGGTGCCGGCGTGGACTTACCGCACCGGTGACATTCCCGGCCCTAACGATCCGGGCGAAACCACGGCCGAAAACACCCCGCTGAAAGTCAACGGCATGCTGTATGTCTGCACGCCGCACAGCCAGGTGATTGCGCTGGATCCGGACTCCGGCAAGGAAATCTGGCGTTTCGATCCGAAGATCAGCAGCGGTAAAGCAGCCAACTTCAAGGGTTGGGCGCACATGACCTGCCGTGGTGTGTCGTATCACGATGACGCCGCCTACGCCGCAGCCACTGATGCTGGCGCACCTGCGCAAAGCCCGGTCGCTGCAGCGCCTGCCAGCACAGCCAATGCCTGCCCGCGCCGTATCTTCCTGCCGACCGCCGACACCCGTTTGATCGCGCTCAACGCCGACACCGGCAAGATGTGCGAAGACTTCGGCGACCACGGCTCGATCGACCTGAGCGCCAACATCGGCACGTACGCACCGGGCGGTTACTACTCCACGTCGCCACCGGCGGTGACCAAAGACCTCGTGGTCATTGGCGGGCACGTTACCGACAACGTCTCCGTTGACGAACCTTCGGGCGTCATCCGCGCGTTTGACGTGCATACCGGCCGTCTGGTCTGGAATTGGGACAGCGGCAACCCGGACGACACCACGCCGCTTGCCGAGGGCAAGACTTACACCCGCAACTCGCCCAACATGTGGTCGATGTTCAGTGTCGATGAGAAGCTGGGCATGCTCTACCTGCCAATGGGCAACCAGATGCCTGACCAGTGGGGCGGCAACCGCACCGAGGCGTCGGAGAAATTCAGTGCCGGCCTGGTCGCGCTGGACATCGCCACTGGTCAAGTGAAATGGAATTTCCAGTTCACTCATCATGACCTGTGGGACATGGACGTCGGCGGTCAGCCAACGCTCATGGACATGAAAACCGCTGACGGCGTGAAGCCGGCCGTGCTGGCCTCGACCAAGCAAGGCAGCATCTATGTGCTGGACCGCAGCAACGGTCAGCCCATCGTGCCGATCAACGAAATTCCTGTTCCGCAGGGCGCGGTGGCGGGCGATCACACTTCGCCGACCCAACCCAAATCCGACCTGAACTTCATGCCGCCACCGCTGAAAGAGCGCGACATGTGGGGCGTCACGCCGTTTGACCAGATGCTGTGCCGAATCGATTTCAAATCGCTGCGCTACGAAGGCCCGTTCACACCGCCTTCGCTGCAAGGCTCGCTGGTCTATCCAGGCAACTTCGGCGTGTTTGACTGGGGCGGCATTTCTGTCGACCCGGTGCGTCAGATTGCTTTCGTGAACCCGAGCTACATGGCGTTCCGCTCCAAGCTGGTGCCGGCAGCCGAAGTCGAAGGCGGCCCGGGCCGCAAGAGCGAAACCGAAGGCGTGCAACCGAACAAAGGCGCACCGTACGGTGTGATTCTTGAAGCGCTGCTGTCGCCGATGGGCCTGCCGTGCCAGGCACCGGCCTGGGGTTACGTGGCGGCGGTCGATCTGACCACCCACCAGACCATCTGGAAACACAAAAACGGCACCGTGCGCGACAGCTCGCCGGTTCCGATCCCGCTGACCATGGGCGTGCCAAGCCTGGGCGGTACGTTCATCACCGCCAGCGGCGTGTCGTTCCTCAGCGCAACGCTGGACCAGTACCTGCGCGCCTACGACGTACGTAACGGCAAGCAGCTGTGGGAAGGCCGTCTGCCTGCAGGCGCTCAGACCACGCCGATGACGTACACCGGCAAGGACGGCAAGCAATACGTGCTCGTCGTTGCCGGCGGTCATGGCTCGCTGGGCACCAAGCAGGGCGATTACGTCATCGCCTACAAGCTGCCGGACTGA